In Hahella sp. KA22, one genomic interval encodes:
- the betB gene encoding betaine-aldehyde dehydrogenase, producing the protein MSIPVYQSFVDGAYRASTSNETFDVVNPATGELIYRVEQACESLVQAAVESSQRGFAEWSAMTGMQRGRVLQKAVALLRERNDELARIEVLDTGKPWQEASVVDVVTGADSIEFFAGLAASIEGNQQSLGEDFYYTRREPLGVCAGIGAWNYPLQIACWKSAPALAAGNAMVFKPSEETPLGALKLAEIFIEAGVPAGVFNVVQGDHRVGRMLTAHPGIAKVSFTGEVGTGKKVMADSAATLKDVTMELGGKSPLVIFNDCDLENAVSAALLGNFYTQGEVCTHGTRVFVHKEIYDRFLARVKERVESNVRIGDPMHPDTNLGALISAPHLEKVMGYIELGKQEGARLVCGGERVRPQGVENGYFVAPTVFADCRDDMSIVREEIFGPVMSVLSFEDEEEVIARANDTEYGLAAAVFTNDIRRAHRVIGKLQAGICWINSFGYSPAEMPVGGYKQSGIGRENGMATLNHYTQIKAVYVGMTDLESPF; encoded by the coding sequence ATGAGCATTCCTGTTTATCAGTCTTTTGTTGATGGCGCTTATCGGGCGTCCACATCGAACGAAACCTTCGATGTGGTGAATCCCGCTACAGGTGAACTGATCTATCGCGTTGAGCAGGCTTGTGAAAGTCTGGTGCAGGCGGCAGTGGAATCCTCACAGCGCGGGTTCGCGGAGTGGTCTGCGATGACCGGCATGCAACGAGGGCGAGTGCTGCAGAAAGCCGTGGCCTTGTTACGGGAAAGAAACGACGAGCTGGCGCGCATCGAAGTGCTGGATACCGGTAAGCCCTGGCAGGAAGCAAGTGTCGTGGACGTAGTGACCGGTGCTGACAGTATTGAGTTTTTCGCTGGCCTGGCGGCGTCGATCGAAGGCAATCAGCAATCCCTGGGCGAAGATTTTTACTACACCCGCCGGGAACCTTTAGGCGTCTGCGCCGGCATTGGGGCCTGGAATTACCCCTTGCAGATCGCTTGCTGGAAATCTGCGCCAGCCTTGGCGGCGGGCAATGCGATGGTGTTCAAGCCTTCCGAAGAAACCCCGTTGGGCGCGTTGAAGTTGGCGGAGATTTTCATTGAAGCGGGCGTTCCCGCCGGCGTCTTCAATGTGGTGCAAGGCGATCATCGGGTGGGCCGTATGCTGACCGCTCACCCCGGTATCGCCAAAGTGTCTTTTACCGGCGAAGTGGGCACGGGCAAAAAAGTCATGGCGGATTCCGCCGCCACCCTGAAAGACGTGACCATGGAATTAGGCGGCAAATCACCGCTGGTGATTTTCAATGATTGCGATCTGGAAAACGCCGTCTCCGCAGCGCTGCTCGGGAATTTCTACACCCAGGGTGAAGTTTGCACCCACGGCACGAGGGTGTTTGTGCATAAAGAGATTTACGACCGCTTCCTGGCGCGAGTGAAAGAGCGCGTTGAAAGCAATGTCCGCATAGGCGACCCCATGCATCCCGACACCAATCTGGGGGCGCTGATTTCCGCGCCGCACCTGGAAAAAGTCATGGGCTATATCGAGCTGGGCAAGCAGGAAGGCGCAAGGCTGGTCTGCGGTGGCGAACGGGTGCGCCCGCAAGGCGTGGAGAACGGTTATTTCGTCGCTCCCACAGTATTCGCCGACTGTCGCGATGACATGAGCATCGTGCGGGAAGAGATATTCGGGCCCGTCATGAGCGTGCTCAGCTTTGAGGACGAAGAAGAAGTCATTGCGCGCGCCAATGATACGGAATACGGCTTGGCCGCTGCCGTGTTCACCAATGACATCCGTCGCGCCCATCGTGTGATCGGCAAGCTGCAGGCGGGGATTTGCTGGATTAACAGTTTCGGCTATTCGCCGGCGGAGATGCCGGTAGGCGGTTACAA
- the betI gene encoding transcriptional regulator BetI, which yields MPKIVVEAEKKEQLIEATLKSVEAYGIQGTTINSISRYAGVSTGIISHYFGGKQALMEATVRYLLEALKSSLLKELAKTKDGSPYSRLLSIVEANFSKLQVSERAAKTWMAFWAQAMHDPQLARLQRVNERRLFSNLKVSLREILPPSQVEDQAHAIAALIDGLWLRSALSSGGLSVVQAERICKNYVSELFEGKHKA from the coding sequence TCGGTGGAAGCCTATGGCATTCAGGGCACGACCATTAATTCCATTAGCCGTTATGCGGGTGTTTCTACTGGAATTATCAGCCACTACTTTGGAGGCAAGCAGGCGCTGATGGAGGCGACTGTTCGCTACCTGCTGGAAGCTTTGAAAAGCTCTTTGTTGAAAGAACTGGCCAAAACTAAGGACGGTTCGCCCTACAGTCGCCTTCTTTCCATCGTCGAAGCCAACTTCAGCAAGTTGCAGGTCAGTGAACGGGCGGCGAAAACCTGGATGGCCTTTTGGGCTCAAGCGATGCATGACCCGCAGCTGGCTCGCTTGCAACGCGTCAATGAACGGCGATTGTTCTCTAATTTGAAAGTAAGCCTGCGGGAAATTCTGCCGCCGTCCCAGGTAGAGGATCAGGCCCACGCCATCGCCGCCCTGATCGATGGTTTATGGCTGCGCAGCGCGCTCAGCTCCGGCGGTTTGTCCGTCGTGCAGGCGGAACGTATTTGTAAGAACTACGTAAGTGAGTTGTTTGAAGGAAAACATAAAGCATGA